A window of the Thermodesulforhabdus norvegica genome harbors these coding sequences:
- a CDS encoding PD-(D/E)XK nuclease family protein: protein MNNEQVKQIIMQELPRIIEKDPEVQELILRLSGRHFADKKETESRFDRLLEELRRDREEQSRRWEEQSRRWEENQRVLREMKEESERRWEEYKRELRELKEESDRRWEENQRAFRELKEESDRRWEENQRALRELKEESERRWEEYKRELREFKEESERRWEEYKRELRELKEESDRRWEENQRALRELKEESDRRWEEYKRELRELKEESERRWEEYKRALRELKEESDRRWEENQQVIRQILKRLEASDRRFESTIGALGARWGLYTEQSFRNALKGILEEFFNVEVISVTEYDDTGEVFGRPEQVELDLIIKDGILIIGEIKSSMSKADMYLFERKARFYEKRHNRKARKLIVISPMVDKKAKEVAERLGIEVYSFAEDAGAAIAGSQGSE, encoded by the coding sequence ATGAATAACGAGCAGGTGAAGCAGATCATAATGCAGGAACTGCCGCGTATCATTGAGAAGGACCCGGAGGTGCAGGAGCTTATATTGCGCCTTTCCGGCAGGCATTTTGCGGATAAGAAGGAAACCGAGAGCCGTTTTGACCGTCTGCTTGAGGAACTGCGCCGTGATCGTGAAGAGCAAAGTCGTAGGTGGGAGGAACAAAGCAGGAGGTGGGAGGAGAATCAGCGCGTTCTCAGGGAGATGAAAGAGGAGTCGGAGAGGCGCTGGGAGGAGTATAAGCGTGAACTGAGGGAGTTAAAAGAGGAATCGGATAGGCGCTGGGAGGAGAATCAGCGTGCATTCAGGGAGTTAAAGGAGGAGTCGGATAGGAGGTGGGAGGAAAATCAACGCGCACTTAGGGAGTTAAAGGAGGAGTCGGAGAGGCGGTGGGAGGAGTATAAGCGTGAGCTGAGGGAGTTCAAGGAGGAGTCGGAGAGGCGGTGGGAGGAGTATAAGCGTGAACTGAGGGAGTTAAAAGAGGAGTCGGATAGGCGCTGGGAGGAGAATCAGCGTGCACTTAGGGAGTTAAAGGAGGAGTCGGATAGGAGGTGGGAGGAGTATAAGCGTGAGCTGAGGGAGTTAAAGGAGGAGTCGGAGAGGCGTTGGGAGGAGTATAAGCGTGCACTCAGAGAATTAAAGGAGGAGTCGGATAGACGCTGGGAAGAGAACCAGCAGGTAATTCGCCAGATTTTGAAACGGCTTGAGGCATCGGACCGAAGGTTCGAATCGACCATCGGAGCTTTAGGAGCACGGTGGGGGCTTTATACGGAACAATCGTTCCGAAACGCTCTCAAGGGCATCTTGGAAGAGTTTTTTAATGTAGAGGTTATTAGCGTTACCGAGTATGACGATACGGGTGAGGTCTTTGGAAGGCCAGAGCAGGTGGAGCTTGATCTTATCATCAAAGACGGGATCCTGATAATTGGTGAGATTAAATCATCCATGAGCAAAGCGGACATGTACCTCTTTGAAAGAAAGGCCCGCTTTTACGAAAAACGCCACAACCGTAAAGCCCGTAAATTGATCGTTATCTCTCCGATGGTTGACAAAAAAGCTAAAGAAGTGGCCGAACGGCTGGGAATTGAAGTCTACAGCTTTGCGGAGGATGCCGGCGCTGCCATTGCAGGGTCACAGGGTTCCGAGTAA
- a CDS encoding sigma-54-dependent transcriptional regulator, whose product MAAIVIIDDDPQLRRSLARLLADDGHDVKGLGTGEAGIEHLKSHRADLVILDLRLPGMDGMETFQAIKRIDPKLPVIIMTAYGTTETAIEATKQGAFDYVLKPFEVKSFLKIVDEALRAGNFTRSRITFNPEEGEDDEAFRNAIVGRSPVMQEVYKAIGRVAPTDATVLIRGESGTGKELVARAIYQHSTRSEKPFMVINCVAIPETLLESELFGYEKGAFTGAVSRKLGKVEQASGGTIFLDEIGDMPLSIQAKILRLLQEKKIERLGGGKPIPVDVRIIAATNRDLEAAVSEGTFRDDLYYRLKVVTIMLPPLRDRREDIPLLVNYFLARSSREMGIPNPGITEEALQFMTTLEWPGNVRELENTVRKLLIFNRGVPITKEEVQKTLEETSFLQSGHSDDEALIKWIRLQLASSPRKEHLFEYLLDRTAELIIREALQMTGGNRSQAARLLGLSRPALLGRMEKYGIRS is encoded by the coding sequence ATGGCCGCGATTGTGATTATCGATGACGATCCACAGCTCAGAAGGAGTCTTGCTCGGCTTCTTGCCGACGACGGCCACGATGTGAAGGGCCTGGGAACGGGGGAAGCCGGGATTGAACACTTAAAAAGCCACCGGGCCGACCTGGTAATACTGGACCTGCGGCTTCCCGGAATGGACGGGATGGAAACCTTTCAGGCAATAAAGCGGATTGATCCAAAGTTACCCGTGATCATTATGACGGCCTACGGCACCACCGAAACCGCCATAGAAGCAACCAAACAGGGGGCCTTCGACTATGTTCTGAAGCCCTTTGAGGTCAAATCCTTTCTCAAGATAGTGGACGAGGCCCTGAGGGCCGGTAATTTCACAAGGAGCCGGATCACCTTTAACCCTGAAGAGGGTGAGGATGACGAAGCTTTCAGGAATGCTATAGTCGGTCGTAGCCCTGTGATGCAGGAAGTCTATAAAGCCATCGGGAGGGTCGCACCCACAGATGCTACCGTTCTCATCAGAGGAGAATCGGGAACGGGAAAGGAACTGGTCGCAAGAGCCATATATCAGCACAGCACCAGATCGGAAAAGCCCTTTATGGTTATAAACTGTGTGGCCATTCCGGAGACACTTCTAGAAAGTGAACTCTTCGGTTATGAGAAGGGAGCCTTTACAGGAGCCGTGAGCAGAAAGCTCGGCAAGGTCGAACAGGCCAGCGGCGGCACCATATTCCTCGACGAAATAGGCGACATGCCTCTATCCATACAGGCGAAAATATTGAGGCTTCTGCAGGAGAAAAAAATCGAGCGTCTAGGGGGAGGCAAACCTATACCTGTAGATGTAAGAATAATAGCGGCAACGAACAGAGATCTCGAAGCCGCAGTGTCCGAAGGAACCTTTCGAGACGATCTCTATTACAGGCTCAAAGTCGTTACCATAATGCTTCCACCTTTGAGAGACCGCAGAGAAGACATACCTCTTCTGGTCAACTACTTTCTTGCCCGCAGCTCCCGCGAGATGGGCATACCCAATCCGGGCATTACAGAGGAAGCCCTGCAATTTATGACCACTCTGGAATGGCCGGGCAACGTCAGAGAGCTTGAAAACACGGTGCGAAAGCTCCTCATATTCAACCGGGGCGTTCCCATAACGAAAGAAGAAGTACAGAAGACACTGGAAGAAACATCGTTCCTGCAATCGGGTCATTCCGACGATGAGGCCCTGATAAAATGGATACGCTTACAGCTGGCCTCATCACCCCGCAAAGAACACCTCTTCGAATATCTGCTGGATCGCACCGCAGAACTCATCATAAGAGAAGCATTGCAGATGACCGGGGGCAACAGATCGCAGGCGGCAAGGCTTCTCGGTTTGTCCCGGCCTGCGCTGTTGGGGAGAATGGAAAAGTACGGGATTCGATCCTGA
- a CDS encoding universal stress protein, protein MSQQRRILAAVDGSEWTDRIVDYLCAVFPAEGTEVVLFHVANPLPEILWDFQQNPLARYRMHQVRAYLEAYRERVEKKLEENRQKLVNSGFSGDLVKVRTEIRQVGVARDIIFEAQKGYDVLVMGRRGESRLKDLILGSIVTKVIGRLSMVPVAVVGFGPPEKGVVIAVDGSPETTRIAHCVGRIFQNSDHDVQVVHILRGMGQAVVPPITDMSLSALPPEWFDWVEQERETARRQIERIMEDVVEILASYGLRSSQTVVTDVASRAEEIVNQARMRKYGTIVVGRRGISKVEEFLLGRVSNKVLQLARQEAVWVVSCA, encoded by the coding sequence ATGAGCCAGCAGAGAAGGATACTTGCAGCGGTGGACGGATCCGAGTGGACCGATCGAATTGTGGATTACCTGTGTGCGGTTTTCCCGGCAGAAGGCACGGAGGTGGTACTTTTCCATGTTGCGAATCCTCTGCCCGAAATATTGTGGGACTTCCAGCAGAATCCACTGGCCCGATACAGGATGCATCAGGTCAGGGCCTATCTGGAGGCCTACAGAGAAAGGGTGGAGAAGAAGCTGGAAGAAAATCGCCAGAAGCTCGTCAACAGCGGTTTTTCCGGGGATCTTGTAAAGGTGAGAACGGAGATCCGTCAGGTAGGGGTGGCAAGGGATATCATTTTTGAGGCTCAAAAGGGCTACGATGTTCTCGTGATGGGACGCAGGGGAGAAAGCAGGCTTAAAGACCTCATACTTGGAAGCATCGTTACCAAGGTTATAGGCAGGCTGAGCATGGTTCCTGTTGCCGTTGTCGGATTTGGCCCTCCGGAAAAGGGGGTGGTTATTGCCGTTGACGGTTCGCCCGAGACCACCAGAATCGCCCACTGCGTGGGTCGGATCTTTCAAAATTCGGATCATGATGTTCAGGTGGTGCATATTTTAAGAGGCATGGGCCAGGCGGTGGTACCTCCGATAACGGACATGTCGCTTTCGGCGCTTCCTCCGGAGTGGTTTGACTGGGTGGAGCAAGAAAGGGAGACGGCCCGCCGGCAGATCGAGCGAATTATGGAGGATGTGGTGGAAATTCTGGCCTCCTACGGACTACGCTCCTCACAAACCGTCGTAACCGATGTTGCGAGCAGGGCCGAAGAGATCGTCAATCAGGCCAGAATGAGGAAGTACGGGACGATTGTTGTGGGAAGGCGAGGGATCTCTAAAGTGGAGGAGTTTTTACTGGGAAGGGTAAGCAATAAGGTACTGCAACTGGCCCGTCAGGAAGCCGTCTGGGTGGTTTCCTGCGCATGA
- the tsaA gene encoding tRNA (N6-threonylcarbamoyladenosine(37)-N6)-methyltransferase TrmO gives MADGSKAVLEWIFEYRPIGIIRSPFKRLEDMPIQPSGAKGVRGTVEVFEPFVDGMQDLLGFSHLILLYHFHKVRQCRLKVKPFLDTEERGVFATRAPVRPNPVGLSVVKLLDICGPVIYIENVDILNETPLIDIKPFVPAFDVPEPPVRVGWLERKTGMISGIRSDDRFVDESDAGN, from the coding sequence ATGGCTGATGGAAGTAAAGCAGTGCTGGAGTGGATCTTCGAATACAGACCTATCGGAATCATCAGAAGTCCCTTTAAAAGGCTAGAAGACATGCCCATACAGCCTTCAGGGGCAAAGGGAGTCAGGGGAACCGTGGAGGTATTTGAACCCTTCGTTGATGGAATGCAGGATCTGCTCGGGTTTTCTCATTTGATACTTCTTTATCATTTTCACAAAGTTCGGCAATGTCGGCTCAAGGTGAAACCCTTCCTTGATACTGAGGAACGGGGTGTGTTTGCAACAAGAGCGCCCGTTCGGCCGAACCCGGTGGGCTTGTCTGTTGTGAAGCTGTTGGACATTTGTGGCCCCGTAATATACATTGAAAACGTGGACATTCTGAACGAAACTCCCCTAATTGATATAAAGCCCTTCGTACCTGCTTTCGACGTTCCCGAGCCTCCCGTAAGGGTGGGGTGGCTCGAAAGAAAAACCGGCATGATATCCGGTATAAGATCGGACGATCGTTTTGTCGACGAATCCGATGCCGGTAATTGA
- a CDS encoding sensor histidine kinase, translated as MKFDLRTRILGLLILTVAISCSGAVFTLWFTHQAKRLDLQGAAVTESLLTLEHLMESLIMQKGYLTYYFLSEDPSWLEMLRNYEEAFQKELKDLRVLLVGMNNSVDETNLGVLEDLSRLESMYVRYSSRRDQVLNLYRTGKREEGMALHWQVRKEFHEILAHAKKIQDRLEDRLTDARNLQNARFRTLTTLAWGALPASIIIAILLTVVLFRNLLGPLRRLAYEDTNIEANITGSEEIQALHKKLTSLMDSVTEVSSKLEESREHLAQSEKMALVGRLAAGVAHSIRNPLTSVKMRLFALERSLKLTPTQKEDFEVISEEIRHIDTIVRNFLEFARPPRLTMQKISFSDITDGTLQLLHHRLESYGVSVTVHRTAPLPETQLDPDRLKEALVNIILNACEAMVDGGNLDIFEEVGTMEPYGQVILVKIRDTGPGIPQEIQHRIFEPFFSTKDEGSGLGLSIAKRVVEDHGGWIHVHSSPGHGATFVIGIPLGERVAWPRL; from the coding sequence ATGAAGTTTGACCTTAGAACAAGGATATTGGGGCTTTTAATTCTGACCGTTGCAATCAGTTGCAGCGGCGCCGTCTTTACGCTCTGGTTTACCCACCAGGCCAAGCGTCTGGATTTACAGGGGGCTGCCGTAACAGAATCCCTGCTGACGCTGGAACATCTCATGGAATCTCTTATTATGCAAAAGGGATACCTTACTTACTACTTCCTCAGTGAAGACCCTTCCTGGCTGGAGATGCTCAGGAATTACGAAGAGGCCTTTCAGAAAGAGTTAAAAGACCTCCGGGTCCTTTTGGTCGGGATGAACAATTCCGTCGATGAAACCAACCTGGGTGTTCTTGAGGATTTGTCTCGCCTTGAGTCGATGTATGTCAGGTATTCATCCCGGAGAGATCAGGTACTTAACCTCTATCGTACCGGGAAGCGTGAAGAAGGAATGGCCCTTCACTGGCAGGTCAGAAAAGAATTTCACGAGATACTGGCTCACGCCAAGAAGATCCAGGATCGGCTGGAGGATAGGCTAACCGATGCAAGGAATCTCCAAAATGCCAGATTCCGGACTCTTACAACTCTTGCCTGGGGCGCCCTCCCTGCATCTATCATCATTGCCATTCTGCTCACCGTCGTTCTCTTCAGAAACCTTCTCGGACCCTTACGCCGTCTTGCTTATGAAGATACAAACATAGAAGCCAACATAACGGGAAGCGAGGAAATACAGGCTCTTCACAAGAAGCTAACATCTCTCATGGACAGTGTGACGGAAGTCAGCAGTAAGCTCGAAGAGAGCAGAGAACACCTTGCCCAGTCTGAAAAGATGGCTCTTGTGGGCAGGCTTGCCGCAGGGGTAGCCCACAGCATTCGGAACCCTCTAACGTCGGTAAAGATGAGGCTTTTTGCCCTGGAAAGAAGTCTTAAACTTACACCTACTCAGAAAGAGGATTTTGAAGTAATTTCTGAGGAGATTCGCCACATAGACACCATCGTGAGAAACTTTCTGGAGTTTGCAAGGCCTCCTCGCCTGACCATGCAGAAAATAAGCTTTTCGGACATTACCGACGGGACGCTCCAGCTCCTTCACCATCGCCTGGAATCTTACGGGGTGAGCGTCACCGTTCATCGCACAGCCCCTCTTCCGGAAACCCAGCTGGATCCGGACCGTCTGAAAGAGGCTCTGGTTAACATCATACTCAACGCCTGCGAAGCCATGGTGGACGGAGGCAACCTCGACATTTTCGAAGAAGTGGGAACGATGGAGCCTTACGGTCAGGTAATCCTTGTGAAAATTAGAGATACCGGCCCGGGGATTCCTCAGGAAATCCAGCACAGGATCTTCGAACCCTTCTTCAGCACCAAAGACGAAGGATCGGGCCTGGGATTAAGCATAGCCAAACGGGTGGTTGAAGACCACGGAGGCTGGATTCACGTTCATTCCAGCCCGGGTCATGGAGCTACCTTTGTTATCGGAATACCCCTTGGAGAGAGGGTTGCATGGCCGCGATTGTGA
- a CDS encoding radical SAM protein, which produces MKIPEFLKRWRIPRLDWIQIEISSVCTASCVYCPRTVFGKNWKRGLMSPRVFGSVAGAFKYTGFVHLQGWGEPLLHPMFFDFVREARKAGCTVGTTTSGQTLSSDRAKKFVEEGPDVMAFSVAGCSEINDIYRKGTSFSKVMKSIEAISGEKERLGRRYPVLHIAYMLLMSALDELRRIGPVFGATGVQEVVISTLNYVPHPSLKNESFFYCDTGKREKAREILMQLLEESGSGGIPRIAVNFPPFNKGRGCLEKATRSVFVSHEGSVHPCVYLGIPLKNPAGDEAANVVSFGNLEYEDLSEIWHRPSYREWRKNLEKIRQHDLCRDCGRFCP; this is translated from the coding sequence ATGAAGATTCCGGAGTTTCTTAAAAGGTGGCGAATCCCCCGCCTTGACTGGATTCAGATCGAAATTTCGTCGGTTTGTACGGCCTCCTGTGTATACTGCCCCAGGACGGTTTTCGGGAAAAACTGGAAAAGAGGTCTAATGTCCCCCAGGGTCTTTGGTTCCGTTGCCGGAGCCTTTAAATACACCGGTTTCGTTCACCTTCAGGGGTGGGGAGAGCCGCTGCTCCATCCCATGTTTTTTGATTTTGTCCGTGAGGCCAGAAAGGCAGGGTGCACAGTGGGCACGACCACTTCAGGTCAGACGCTTTCTTCCGATCGGGCGAAGAAGTTTGTTGAAGAAGGCCCTGATGTGATGGCCTTTTCTGTAGCGGGTTGTTCAGAAATCAACGATATCTACCGTAAAGGAACTTCCTTTTCTAAAGTGATGAAAAGCATTGAGGCGATCTCAGGGGAGAAAGAAAGGCTCGGACGGAGATACCCCGTCCTTCACATAGCCTACATGCTTCTCATGTCCGCCTTAGATGAACTCAGGCGTATAGGTCCGGTCTTCGGGGCAACGGGGGTTCAGGAAGTTGTCATAAGCACGCTCAATTATGTACCTCATCCTTCTCTGAAGAATGAGTCCTTCTTTTACTGCGATACAGGCAAGCGGGAAAAAGCCAGAGAAATTCTAATGCAACTATTGGAGGAATCGGGTTCCGGCGGCATCCCGAGAATCGCCGTGAATTTTCCTCCTTTCAACAAAGGACGGGGTTGTCTGGAAAAGGCCACTCGAAGTGTGTTCGTATCCCATGAAGGATCCGTACATCCATGTGTTTATCTTGGTATCCCGCTGAAAAACCCTGCCGGAGACGAAGCTGCCAATGTGGTCAGCTTTGGAAACCTGGAATACGAAGACTTATCCGAAATATGGCATCGCCCATCCTATAGAGAATGGAGAAAAAACCTTGAAAAGATCAGGCAACACGATCTGTGCAGGGATTGTGGAAGATTTTGCCCTTGA